The Haloarcula sp. CBA1127 genomic interval CTCGGCGCGGGCGATGTCGCCAGCGACGCGGACCAGTCCGCCAAGGTCACGGAACTTCAAGCTGAGGTGGCCTTTCCGGCCGGCGCGACGCCGGGCCTCCAGGATGAGCTCCTGAACGGCCTCCTCGGTGAAGTGCGGGAGTCGCCCGTCGTTTTCGACTTCCTGGGCGATGAACCGGGCATACTTCCGTCGCATCTCGGGGTCGTCCTCGATGGTGTCGTCCATGTACACCTCGTACCCGTACCCCTTGATACGGGAGCGTAGCGCGGGGTGCATGTTCTCCATCGCGTCGAGGTTCCCCGCGGCGATCATGATGAAGTCACAGGGGACGGGCTCGGTCTGGACCATCGCACCCGAAGACCGCTCGGACTGGCCCGTAATGGAGAATTCGCCCTCCTGAATGGCCGTCATCAGCTTCTGCTGGCTGCGGATGTCGAGCGTGTTGATCTCGTCGACGAACAGCACGCCCTTGTTGGCCTGGTGGATCGCGCCGGGTTCGACGCGGTCGTGGCTCGGCGTCTCCATCCCACCGGACTGGAACGGGTCGTGACGAACGTCGCCCAGCAGCGCACCGGCGTGGGCACCCGTGGCGTCCTCGAACGGCGCGGTCTTCTGGTTGGCGTTGTTGACCAGCAGGTTCGGGATCATCGCGTCGCTGCCGCGCGAACCGTAGCGGAACGCGAGATAGATGACACCGGCCGCGAGAATCCCCAGCAGGACCTGCTGGACGAGGATCAGGGCGTAGCCGATGACGATGGCGATGATAATCCACATGAGGAATGTCCGCATCTGGTTGCGCTTACGGGCCTCCTCCTTGTGGGCCTCGACGATCTGTTCCCCTTTGCCGCCGGGGACGGTGCGAACTTTCGGCTCGTTGCCGTCGTCGGGATTGTGGTAGACGAGAACGTCCTGCAGTTCCTCCCGCGGAAGCAGTTGGGACATCGCCTTCGCCAGCATCGACTTCCCCGTCCCGGGGGAGCCGATCATCATCACGTGGCGGCGCTGTTTGGCCGCCTTCTTGATCACGTCACGGGCGTGGTCCTGCCCGATGACCTGGTCGACGAGTCGGTCTGGCACTTCGATGTCGGCGGTCGACTCGATTTCGAGACCGCCGAGGAGATTCTCCTCGTCTCCGTCCAGTTCAGACTCGCCGTCAACTTGGACATCGCTTCCGAGTGTCGTTTCGGACGTTTC includes:
- the lonB gene encoding ATP-dependent protease LonB, which gives rise to MSDNTDTDATPDPDREASDAGEEEASTNGAKQDPNEPASDPSADEPSDPSEDRWAGEGETSETTLGSDVQVDGESELDGDEENLLGGLEIESTADIEVPDRLVDQVIGQDHARDVIKKAAKQRRHVMMIGSPGTGKSMLAKAMSQLLPREELQDVLVYHNPDDGNEPKVRTVPGGKGEQIVEAHKEEARKRNQMRTFLMWIIIAIVIGYALILVQQVLLGILAAGVIYLAFRYGSRGSDAMIPNLLVNNANQKTAPFEDATGAHAGALLGDVRHDPFQSGGMETPSHDRVEPGAIHQANKGVLFVDEINTLDIRSQQKLMTAIQEGEFSITGQSERSSGAMVQTEPVPCDFIMIAAGNLDAMENMHPALRSRIKGYGYEVYMDDTIEDDPEMRRKYARFIAQEVENDGRLPHFTEEAVQELILEARRRAGRKGHLSLKFRDLGGLVRVAGDIARAEDRDRTERADVLQAKRRSRSIEQQLADNYIERRKDYELTVNQGDVVGRVNGLAVMGEDSGIVLPVMAEVSPSQGPGQVIATGQLKEMAEEAVQNVSAIIKKFSDEDISEKDVHIQFVQAGEGGVDGDSASITVATAVISAIEDVPIKQNLAMTGSLSVRGDVLPVGGVTHKIEAAAKSGLDTVIIPEANTQDVMIEDEYEDMIEIIPVSHISEVLEVALAGEAEKDSLVDRLKSITGKALDHEVGRQGGSPSPQ